A window of Bactrocera dorsalis isolate Fly_Bdor chromosome 4, ASM2337382v1, whole genome shotgun sequence genomic DNA:
GTTGGACatgatttcaataaatatttttcgtttttatgtAAAATGCGCTTAAACGCCTAAatgaatgcaataaataaataaataaataagtaatgtgATGCATACTTTGAGGAACTCTAGCCTATCACTAGGAATTGTGTGcgcttaaaactaattaaactTAGTGGTATGTTTAAGTATTGGACGTCCGTATTTCGGTATAATACAACAGCCGAGCCGACACGCGCTTTCACCAGCCTTCATAAAGGCTACAGCAGGCATAGCTTCTTTTAGTTACACTATTAATGGCACATACTGGGATAAATTCATTATACAACTAATACACTAACACGATTATGTGTTATGCGCTCACGCTGCCAGCGGCAACTCATCGCTCATGCCGTACGACGCCTGCGCAGAGGTGTCGTAGCCCTCCAAATCGGCCAGATCCAACCAGTGACTGTAGTTGCTCTCGTCACTGTAGCTGGCTATGGACTTGGCTGTTGCTCGGTTGCCCACCCGCTTACGCGTCGCCAGCATTTGACGCCGCACAATTTGCAACATATGTTGCAAGTATTTGTTGTAACGTTGTTTGGCGAAACGCAAATCTTTCGCGTCCACGCCTTGCTTGTCGACACGTGCCTGATCGTTCGAATAGAAATTCAGCTTCTTTTGCATTTCGGTGCGCGAAACGGTGCGTATTTTCGCTTGCGGATTTACAGCGTGTATGGCGGATTCCACTTCGCAGAGTGTACGCCGCGCGCTGAGTAACAGTGCGTTCAGTTCGTGTGTGGTGGCGCTGACCACTTGCAGATTTTTACGATCCCAACGATATTGTTTCACACCCAGTTCGGCGAAGCTGGCGACAAATTTCTGCATGGCGCGATGCCAGTGATGGAGTTCGATCTGTAATGGAAGAGAAGGTGGAGGGTAATGATTAGTTGGCGGTTTATTGTAGGGTTTTTAATATGTGTGAGCTTTAAAGGTTTATTTGTAATGGGATTACTGATGCTAATAACTATGActaatttttcttaagaaacaattttttgataaaatgttCCATGAAAAAAATCTTTCTTAAGCTTTagaggaaaatatttttgagttatcgtttggaaattttgcaaacgttctTTTCTGCTCAAAGAGTTGCTTATTGATCGAAATCGCCATTGTCGGATCTCTGTACCGCAGAGCCGCCATACAAATTCAactttttgtatggaaaacttatttcTATAACAAAATATGTTCACGAAATTGGTCATATTGTTCGGATCGGTCTGCTATATCCCATACCTGCTGCCAATCGAAATCGAGCCAGTTTATGGGAACATTTTTACTTGTGAAGAGTATTCTATAGTAGATTCGGCGCAaccaaagttttaattttttcttgtttaaattcTTCTTTCATATTTTCTATGTGAAACCCTGTCATTGTATACTGACTCAACTTCCCGCAATAGTCATTTTGCGAAATGTTTGGGAAAATCCATTCTATTCACACctgaaaacaaataataaatccaATTGTCGGGGAAAATCCAAAGTGAAATTTGATAGGTGATAAGCGTGCGAGCCTCCGACTTTCGGCAAGCAAAGCTTCGTCAGTACAAAAGTACGTGaagaaagaataaataaaaaagaataataacaacaaaagcaaatgctAAGCGCTAAATATAGTTTGAAGCTAACAATCAGCGTTtcgttaaaaaacaacaacagcaaaaaaccATAACAAAAGCGGCTGCTAAGTGATAGACAAGCAGACCCAAGCTCCATGGCATACGAGCGCCAAAAACACAACAAGCAACTCAAAACAAGCGAGTGCCTTATATGCTGTGATAAAAGCGCGCACCAGCACACTGTGATATACATTTCAACAGttgtacgcacacacatataagtatatatcacatacatacatacatatactcgtatatgtatatttggatgAATTTCAGTGTCTAGCGGTCTGCGGTCGTGCATACGCCGATACGAAGTGACTAAACTTTTGCATTAGTCATCGGCTTGTTGgtctgcatgtatgtgtgtatgcgaaTACAATACGTCACTACGTCACGCAataacgaaaaaaagaaaaaagaggcTAAACTAAACTAGAGGAAGcgtgtttgtatgcatgtgcacACGGGTTCGTATAATTTGCTTATTAAGTAGTAAATGATTGTCACAGTTGGCGCGAGCTTTCAGCGAACGCCAAGCGCACAGCTGGCCGTTCGGCTGCTCAGCTGGTTGCTTCGATGGATGGATGGATGGCTGGTTTAATTGGAAAGCGCGGCGCATGCAGGGCGCGCGTTCAGCTTAAAATCGGTCAGCAGCGCAACGAAAGTGCTTCATATCACAGGCATactgtttacatacattttgcaTTTATGCGCTCACTGTTATTTGCGTTGCTTGccgttgttaaaaaaataaactaattttgcAGAATGCGCTTCGTAAGTTTCGCAGTAATCAATTGATTGTATGACGTgcaatattttcacatttttgtgcatgaataattatgtttttctcAATTAATTCACAAGAATATACAAATACTCACTTTGGCTGTTCGATTCAGTGTTGGCAGAAATTTATATTTCCTACTATGCTTGCGCCAACTGGCCATATCGTCGATGTTTATCGTATGTAGTGCATTTACAGTTGTATTCTCCGAACGCAGCGCCTTCCGCAGCGTTCGTACTGCTTCCTTTTTGGCCATCATATGCTGTATGCTCGGCTCGGCATTCTCCTCCTGCACATACCCGCATGCATTCATCCACTCAAGTGGCGCTTCAGCCTCGTTTGTCACGCTTGCTAAGCGACTCAGGCGCATTTCGTCGTTGTGGCGCTTGCGCAGTCGCTTTCGTCGTCCGCGTTGTGCCGCACCTGCCGTGCTGTCGAGTAATTGTTGAAAGACGGCGCTTTGTTGATTGCTAAGCGCCTCGGCGGCGTTTATAACCGCTAATGCTGCTGGTCGGACGTTGTTGTCGGCGGTGGCTGCGGTGTGCATGTTAGCGGCTTGTATGGCGGCCGCTGCACTGTTTGCAGGCATTTGTGTTAATACTGTTAACACTGTTAACATGAATACTGTTAATGTTGTTAACTGTTTGGTTCGTTGGCCTTGCTGTGTTTGCGTGGCGCTTGTTTTAGCCATTTTGTGGTCGTTTGTTATTtgctgaaattaaataaaaattataatttttattaattattaattaatttggtaaaaaataatacaataaattttttttcaaaattattattatttcattgaaaattatttaaataaaaaaatatttttattgttatcttaaaatttggaagaaaatatttttttttttttatttttatttaaatgaaaattattttatttttgaaaaaatatttttttttaatttaaaatattattttaaattattatttcatttaaataaaaaaaatatatttttattgttatcttaaaatttggaagaaaaatttgtgtttaaacattttttagttttataaccTGAATCTGAATacgttttaaattaatatatttttgatcaattattttttatacgttTGACTTAAGATATgattgtaatatacatatgtatgtatatttaaaatattttaatttaatttttaaatacatataatattttttttaatgttaatgaaaaattttaattttacataaacaaaaataataaaaaaaaaatttaaatattttagaaaaaaaaaatatttttaatatgtacatatattaaattttttaaaaatatttttttcttattatttttaatttttaatagttataataatagtttaaaatacatttatgaaAGTATTTTATTAGTACACAAATTTAgggttaaaaattttaatcttcgttaatttcaattttttttaaattttcttttctattacatttttataatttttatttgtaatatttatttatattttatatttttataatatttttgtatatttttgtatatttttcatatttttttattttaatatttatttatttttttaattttttaattttcttttaattttatcgcatttgtttatgttttacgCAACCCATAAAGCATAACTCAACTAAACAAACCAGTTGCTGTTGTATCTTCTtaaacgaaacaaaaataaaaaatctcccTAGTTGACATTTACAACAACTTATCGCCGGCAATAAATCCTACAAATATGTTAATTAATATTGCAAAATGCCTGCAAGGCAGCAATATTAACATATTACGATACTAAACTAGTAGTTGCAACCTAAACGGTAGGCAGGCagcacacacaacaacaacaacaacaaaatgctgtAAACAAGTGTCATTCAAAGGCCTAAAACAACGTGTGGCGCATGcgctgcaacaataacaaaaacgagGACGAAGTCAACAGCACTCACTAAACAGCAACAGTTGCACGCGGCTCAGCTGTCAGTGAAAAATGCAGAAAttccacacacgcacacatacattcgTAGTTGTGTGTAGCCATGCCGGATTGTTTAGTGTCTGCAAATTATAAGTTGCGTCTAATGCGGTAGCTCATAATGACCAGCAACAttttcatgtacatacatacatatatgtatgtatatataatgtgcatatatgtaaatggttTGGCATAAAACATTTTGGGGATTTCGCTTGCGGTACGCTTGCGCGCCAAACGCTCAACGTGTCTGCGATGGCGTGCCAAAAAGTGGCTATAAAACATGTTGATGACGTACCTGCATGGCTGTGCAGgtgcgcatgtatgtgtgtgtgtgtgtgtgtgagcgcgcGTTGACACACGCTCGTAGGCGTAAGCCACCAAGCTTATAATAACCATGTCTTTGTCATTAAAATGGAATGAAAGGTCGTTATTGTTTTGAAGTTACCCTTCAATGCTTGTTTTTTCTTGGGTTTTCATTTcttttgatttcaatttttattattagtcTTTTTTTAAAGACACAGGTTAAATGTTGACCCATATTCATTTATGCTTTGCAGCTATGACGACATAATAATGAGTGCTGTTGTtggtatgtgtatgtttgttgttctttttttcgagaaatttctggattttttcttttttgtgcaaaattataatttttggaatacaatttttattaaattaaattaatttctttaattaaaataatttttcttaattaatttattagtttttttattaaataattattttacggCAATCAACTATTCCACTAAAAACCACTAATTTTCATTTacgtgtttttatattttttttctaaaaatattttttaaattctttatttatcatttaattaaaaaaaaaattataatttttcataaaaattttattttaattttgattagtttttattttaatattttaagaccattattttcgttaaatatatttttttagcataCATTAATATTATCTTCGGgatattttacgtttttttttcataaaaacttaattttaatttgaaaaatttatttaattattctaaagcaattaatttaaatttgtattttttataatatatgaaagagaaataaataaaaaaagtgcttttcaaaaatattaaaaatgggaAAAAACTTATTGgaagattttccaaaaatatgtgtattttgtactattttctaaattttaaaattttttaaaacattctgAACTCACAGCACCTCGccaaatatttgtagtttagaaatatttcatattattttatttatatttaaacatttttcatattaattgttttaaa
This region includes:
- the LOC105223641 gene encoding uncharacterized protein LOC105223641, with the translated sequence MAKTSATQTQQGQRTKQLTTLTVFMLTVLTVLTQMPANSAAAAIQAANMHTAATADNNVRPAALAVINAAEALSNQQSAVFQQLLDSTAGAAQRGRRKRLRKRHNDEMRLSRLASVTNEAEAPLEWMNACGYVQEENAEPSIQHMMAKKEAVRTLRKALRSENTTVNALHTINIDDMASWRKHSRKYKFLPTLNRTAKIELHHWHRAMQKFVASFAELGVKQYRWDRKNLQVVSATTHELNALLLSARRTLCEVESAIHAVNPQAKIRTVSRTEMQKKLNFYSNDQARVDKQGVDAKDLRFAKQRYNKYLQHMLQIVRRQMLATRKRVGNRATAKSIASYSDESNYSHWLDLADLEGYDTSAQASYGMSDELPLAA